A genomic segment from Stenotrophomonas maltophilia encodes:
- a CDS encoding low molecular weight protein tyrosine phosphatase family protein translates to MTRNVLFLCSQNRLRSPTAEQVFADWPGIETASAGLLADAEEVLSPELLQWADIVFVMERAHRNRLSSRYKAWLKGKRVIVLDIPDDYDYMDPVLVELLKRKVTPFLR, encoded by the coding sequence ATGACCCGCAACGTGCTCTTCCTCTGCAGCCAGAACCGCCTGCGCAGCCCCACCGCCGAGCAGGTGTTCGCCGATTGGCCAGGCATCGAGACCGCCTCGGCCGGGCTGCTGGCCGATGCCGAGGAAGTGCTCAGCCCCGAGCTGCTGCAGTGGGCCGATATCGTGTTCGTGATGGAGCGCGCCCACCGCAACCGGCTGTCCAGCCGCTACAAGGCATGGCTGAAGGGCAAGCGGGTGATCGTCCTGGATATCCCGGACGACTACGACTACATGGACCCGGTGCTGGTGGAGTTGCTGAAGCGCAAGGTCACGCCGTTCCTGCGTTGA
- the polA gene encoding DNA polymerase I, producing MSRLVLIDGSSYLYRAFHALPPLSNAQGEPTGALFGVVNMLRSTLKERPAYVAFVVDAPGKTFRDDLYDQYKANRPPMPDELRSQVEPMCRIVEALGISILRIPGVEADDVIGTLALQGVAQDLKVTISTGDKDFAQLVRPGIELVNTMTGSRMDSDAAVMDKFGVRADQIIDLLALMGDTVDNVPGVEKCGPKTAAKWLAEYQHLDGVMAAAPTMKGKIGENLRAALERLPLNRELVTIRTDVELDAGPTTLALRDQDVPELTELYTRYGFTQALKELGAPLPAPAAASEATPSLRGTAAGFARGSAEAPAAGTLDPALAAPGEYETVLTSEQLQAWVERLQHAELISFDTETDALDAMRARLVGVSLAVEPGKAAYIPVGHDYPGAPAQLPMQQVLDALRPVLQDPAKKKLGQHGKYDLHVLRRHGVEVQGYHDDTMLESFVLNSTATRHDMDSLALRYLGYSTIKFEDVAGKGAKQIPFSQVGIDEASRYAAEDADVTLRLHHALQPQLLAEPALDSVYRDIEMPLVPVLTTIEANGVRIDTDELRRQSQDLSSRMLAAQQKATELAGRSFNLDSPKQLQAVLFDELKLPAVVKTPKGQPSTNEEALEAIADQHELPRVILDYRGLAKLRSTYTDKLPEMVNPDTGRVHTSYHQSGAATGRLSSSDPNLQNIPIRTEDGRRIRRAFIAPEGFQLLAADYSQIELRIMAHLSEDPGLVRAFEQGADVHRATAAEVFGRTLEEVTPNERRAAKAINFGLMYGMSAFGLARNLGIDRGQAQDYVALYFSRYPGVRDFMERMRQQARDQGYVETLFGRRLYLNDIHARNQGLRAGAERAAINAPMQGTAADIIKRAMVDVDQWLRDSGAPARMILQVHDELVFETESSFVEDLRLQVVERMSQAAKLRVPLVVDTGIGNNWDEAH from the coding sequence ATGAGCAGATTAGTCCTGATCGACGGGTCCAGTTACCTGTACCGCGCGTTCCACGCGCTGCCGCCCCTGTCCAATGCACAGGGTGAACCCACCGGCGCGCTGTTCGGCGTGGTCAACATGCTGCGTTCGACGCTGAAGGAGCGCCCGGCCTACGTGGCGTTCGTGGTCGATGCGCCGGGCAAGACCTTCCGCGACGACCTGTACGACCAGTACAAGGCCAACCGCCCGCCGATGCCCGATGAGCTGCGCAGCCAGGTCGAGCCGATGTGCCGCATCGTCGAAGCGCTGGGCATCAGCATCCTGCGCATTCCCGGCGTGGAGGCCGACGATGTGATCGGCACGCTGGCCCTGCAGGGCGTGGCGCAGGACCTGAAGGTGACCATTTCCACCGGCGACAAGGATTTCGCCCAGCTGGTGCGCCCGGGTATCGAGCTGGTCAACACCATGACCGGCAGCCGCATGGATTCGGACGCGGCGGTGATGGACAAGTTCGGCGTGCGCGCCGACCAGATCATCGACCTGCTGGCGCTGATGGGCGACACCGTCGACAACGTGCCGGGCGTGGAGAAGTGCGGCCCGAAGACCGCTGCCAAGTGGCTGGCCGAGTACCAGCACCTGGACGGGGTGATGGCGGCCGCGCCGACCATGAAGGGCAAGATCGGCGAGAACCTGCGCGCTGCGCTGGAGCGCCTGCCGCTGAACCGTGAGCTGGTGACCATCCGCACCGACGTGGAGCTGGACGCCGGCCCGACCACGCTGGCCCTGCGCGATCAGGACGTGCCGGAGCTGACCGAACTGTATACGCGTTATGGCTTCACCCAGGCGCTGAAGGAACTGGGTGCACCGCTGCCGGCACCGGCAGCGGCCAGCGAAGCCACCCCGAGCCTGCGTGGCACCGCCGCCGGCTTCGCCCGTGGCAGCGCCGAGGCGCCCGCCGCGGGCACGCTGGATCCGGCGTTGGCCGCGCCGGGTGAATACGAGACCGTGCTGACCAGCGAGCAGCTGCAGGCCTGGGTCGAGCGCCTGCAGCACGCCGAGCTGATCAGCTTCGATACCGAAACCGATGCGCTGGACGCGATGCGCGCGCGCCTGGTCGGCGTCAGCCTGGCAGTCGAGCCGGGCAAGGCGGCCTACATTCCGGTCGGCCACGATTACCCGGGTGCGCCGGCCCAGCTGCCGATGCAGCAGGTGCTCGATGCTCTGCGCCCGGTGCTGCAGGACCCGGCGAAGAAGAAGCTGGGCCAGCATGGCAAGTACGACCTGCATGTGCTGCGCCGCCACGGCGTGGAGGTGCAGGGCTACCACGACGACACCATGCTCGAGAGCTTCGTGCTCAACTCCACCGCCACCCGCCACGACATGGATTCGCTGGCCCTGCGCTACCTGGGCTACAGCACCATCAAGTTCGAGGACGTGGCCGGCAAGGGTGCCAAGCAGATTCCGTTCTCGCAGGTGGGCATCGACGAAGCCAGCCGCTATGCGGCCGAGGACGCCGACGTCACCCTGCGCCTGCACCACGCGCTGCAGCCGCAGCTGCTGGCCGAGCCGGCGCTGGACAGCGTGTACCGCGACATCGAGATGCCGCTGGTGCCGGTGCTGACCACGATCGAAGCCAACGGCGTGCGGATCGACACTGACGAACTGCGTCGGCAGAGCCAGGACCTGTCCTCGCGCATGCTGGCCGCGCAGCAGAAGGCCACCGAGCTGGCCGGTCGCAGCTTCAACCTGGATTCGCCCAAGCAGTTGCAGGCGGTGCTGTTCGACGAGCTGAAGCTGCCGGCGGTGGTGAAGACTCCGAAGGGCCAGCCCAGCACCAATGAAGAAGCACTGGAGGCGATTGCCGACCAGCACGAGCTGCCGCGGGTGATCCTCGACTACCGGGGCCTGGCCAAGCTGCGCAGCACCTACACCGACAAGCTGCCGGAGATGGTCAACCCGGACACCGGCCGGGTGCATACCAGCTACCACCAGTCCGGTGCTGCCACCGGCCGCCTGTCCTCGTCGGACCCGAACCTGCAGAACATCCCGATCCGCACCGAGGACGGCCGCCGCATCCGCCGCGCGTTCATCGCCCCGGAGGGCTTCCAGCTGCTGGCGGCCGACTATTCGCAGATCGAGCTGCGGATCATGGCCCACCTGTCCGAAGACCCGGGCCTGGTGCGTGCCTTCGAGCAGGGCGCCGACGTGCACCGTGCCACCGCCGCCGAGGTGTTCGGGCGCACGCTGGAGGAGGTGACCCCGAACGAGCGCCGCGCCGCCAAGGCGATCAATTTCGGCCTGATGTACGGCATGAGCGCCTTCGGCCTGGCCCGCAACCTGGGCATCGACCGTGGCCAGGCACAGGACTATGTGGCGCTGTACTTCAGCCGCTACCCGGGCGTGCGCGACTTCATGGAGCGGATGCGCCAGCAGGCCCGTGACCAGGGTTACGTGGAAACCCTGTTCGGCCGCCGCCTGTACCTGAACGACATCCACGCCCGCAACCAGGGCCTGCGCGCAGGTGCCGAGCGCGCGGCGATCAACGCGCCGATGCAGGGCACCGCCGCCGACATCATCAAGCGCGCGATGGTGGATGTGGACCAGTGGCTGCGCGACAGCGGGGCACCGGCACGGATGATCCTGCAGGTGCACGATGAACTGGTCTTCGAAACCGAAAGCAGTTTCGTTGAAGACTTGCGTTTGCAGGTGGTGGAGCGCATGTCGCAAGCGGCCAAACTGCGGGTGCCGCTGGTGGTCGATACGGGCATCGGCAACAACTGGGACGAAGCGCACTGA
- a CDS encoding DUF2782 domain-containing protein, which translates to MKTLMLASLLLLAGCASMGGAGAPPVDVKGADVSKRTMDNGDTIEEYRVSGQLRMVKVTPSRGAPFYMYDKNGDGRMDNDKDGVSPVYWKLYSW; encoded by the coding sequence ATGAAGACCCTGATGCTGGCTTCCCTGCTCCTGCTCGCTGGCTGCGCCAGCATGGGTGGCGCAGGCGCTCCCCCGGTGGACGTCAAGGGCGCGGATGTGTCCAAGCGCACCATGGACAACGGCGACACCATCGAGGAATACCGTGTGTCCGGCCAGCTGCGCATGGTCAAGGTGACCCCGTCGCGCGGTGCCCCGTTCTACATGTACGACAAGAACGGCGACGGCCGCATGGACAACGACAAGGACGGCGTGTCGCCGGTGTACTGGAAGCTGTACAGCTGGTGA
- a CDS encoding universal stress protein yields the protein MYKRILIATDGSELADKGLAKGLELAKDLNAEVDIVTVSEPWAVGMYDAMGWSVGYMNSPEYKADREEGAQKVLQPALAKAAEQGITANPVHVLDRYAADGIIETAGERNSDLIVMTSHGRRGVTRVLLGSQTAEVLARSTLPVLVIR from the coding sequence ATGTACAAGCGCATCCTGATTGCCACCGACGGGTCCGAGCTGGCCGACAAGGGCCTGGCCAAGGGCCTGGAGCTGGCCAAGGACCTCAATGCCGAGGTCGATATCGTGACGGTTTCCGAGCCGTGGGCCGTCGGCATGTACGACGCCATGGGCTGGAGCGTGGGCTACATGAACAGCCCCGAGTACAAGGCCGACCGCGAGGAAGGTGCACAGAAGGTGCTGCAGCCGGCGTTGGCCAAGGCGGCCGAGCAGGGCATCACCGCCAACCCTGTGCATGTGCTGGACCGCTACGCCGCCGACGGCATCATCGAGACAGCAGGGGAGCGCAACAGCGACCTGATCGTGATGACCTCGCACGGCCGCCGTGGCGTGACCCGCGTGCTGCTGGGCAGCCAGACCGCCGAAGTGCTGGCGCGCAGCACCCTGCCGGTACTGGTCATCCGCTGA
- a CDS encoding DUF695 domain-containing protein, with protein MTLNNHRHMDTRLLTECDAWNGGEGEYMGTPLLIRYRSQLTRNVDLSNHPHLIIAQWSYSEHPSGMPSPDELIAMNNFEAALVDEVERDVLGVLVAVITNAGVRKWVFYAKNSEQFVQRFSTIAINHSNEASTPDIWFDPGWSHFFQDIVPEDCL; from the coding sequence ATGACTTTGAATAACCATAGGCATATGGATACTCGCCTTCTTACTGAATGCGATGCATGGAATGGGGGTGAGGGTGAGTACATGGGTACACCGCTTCTCATTCGCTATAGATCGCAGCTCACCCGTAATGTAGATCTATCCAATCATCCGCATCTCATCATCGCCCAATGGAGCTACTCCGAGCACCCGAGCGGCATGCCATCACCGGATGAATTGATAGCCATGAACAACTTCGAGGCTGCCTTGGTCGATGAGGTGGAGCGCGACGTCCTCGGCGTGCTTGTTGCAGTCATCACAAACGCCGGTGTTCGCAAGTGGGTCTTCTATGCGAAGAATTCCGAGCAGTTTGTCCAGCGCTTCAGCACGATTGCCATCAATCATTCAAATGAGGCATCCACACCGGACATCTGGTTCGATCCTGGGTGGAGCCACTTTTTTCAGGACATCGTCCCGGAGGATTGCCTCTAA